A window of the Flavobacterium sangjuense genome harbors these coding sequences:
- a CDS encoding 2-hydroxyacid dehydrogenase encodes MSNKDVKILHIDSNHPLLWEQLEQAGFQNEADFTSSKSEIEAKIHNYHGVVIRSRFKIDPAFIDKATNLKFIARVGAGLESIDCDYAASKNIHLIAAPEGNRNAVGEHALGMLLSLMNKLNRADKLVREGHWIREGNRGYELEGKTVGLIGYGNMGKSFAKKLRGFDVDVLCYDILPNVGDENAKQVSLQELQQKADVLSLHIPWTEQTDKMINTNFINAFAKPFWFINTSRGKNVVTDDLVSALESGKILGAGLDVLEYEKLSFENLFIDTEKPKAFEYLLQAENVLLTPHIAGWTFESHQKLAQTIVDKIIKLYEQD; translated from the coding sequence ATGTCCAATAAAGACGTTAAAATACTTCATATCGATAGCAATCATCCTTTGTTGTGGGAACAATTGGAACAAGCGGGTTTTCAAAATGAAGCCGACTTCACTTCATCCAAATCGGAAATTGAAGCCAAAATCCATAACTATCATGGCGTTGTTATCCGCAGCCGATTTAAAATTGACCCAGCCTTTATCGATAAAGCTACGAACCTGAAATTCATTGCCCGTGTTGGTGCCGGTTTGGAAAGCATCGATTGTGATTATGCAGCATCCAAAAACATTCATTTAATAGCTGCTCCGGAAGGCAATAGAAATGCCGTTGGCGAACATGCTTTGGGGATGCTTTTGTCATTGATGAACAAGCTAAACCGCGCTGATAAATTAGTTCGGGAAGGACATTGGATTCGTGAAGGAAATCGCGGTTATGAACTCGAAGGCAAAACCGTCGGGCTGATTGGTTATGGTAATATGGGAAAATCATTTGCTAAAAAACTTCGCGGCTTTGATGTTGACGTTTTGTGTTATGATATTCTGCCAAATGTTGGTGATGAAAATGCGAAGCAAGTTTCGTTACAGGAATTACAACAGAAAGCGGATGTTTTAAGTTTACACATTCCATGGACAGAGCAAACCGATAAGATGATTAACACCAATTTTATCAATGCCTTTGCCAAACCGTTTTGGTTTATCAATACCTCACGCGGAAAGAATGTAGTAACCGATGATTTAGTTTCAGCATTAGAATCCGGAAAAATTCTGGGAGCCGGATTAGATGTATTGGAGTATGAAAAATTATCTTTCGAAAATCTTTTTATTGATACCGAAAAGCCAAAAGCTTTCGAGTATTTATTACAAGCTGAAAACGTTTTATTAACCCCACATATTGCGGGCTGGACATTTGAAAGCCATCAAAAACTGGCGCAGACAATCGTGGATAAAATCATTAAATTATATGAACAAGATTAG
- a CDS encoding VOC family protein produces MSNKDIKRVTGLGGFFFKCEDPNAIKEWYKTHLGIPVDSYGWTFWWKDKEGNECSTQWSPFEAKTNYFAPSEKPFMMNYRVHDLEALLNVLKDEGVTIVGEMESYDYGKFGWILDPEGNKIELWEPIDSAFL; encoded by the coding sequence ATGAGCAATAAGGATATCAAAAGAGTAACAGGTTTGGGTGGATTTTTCTTCAAATGTGAAGACCCAAATGCAATAAAAGAATGGTACAAAACGCATCTCGGAATTCCGGTGGATTCTTATGGTTGGACATTTTGGTGGAAAGACAAAGAAGGAAACGAATGTTCTACACAATGGTCGCCTTTTGAAGCCAAGACGAATTATTTCGCGCCAAGCGAAAAACCATTTATGATGAATTACAGAGTACACGATTTGGAAGCACTTCTAAACGTTTTAAAAGATGAAGGCGTAACCATTGTTGGCGAAATGGAATCGTATGATTACGGGAAGTTTGGCTGGATTTTAGACCCGGAAGGAAATAAAATTGAACTTTGGGAACCAATTGATAGTGCTTTCTTATAA
- a CDS encoding TM2 domain-containing protein: protein MDAQKVDMFMMTNAKYFEGHHLNAIREKLLSLDESKWGLVQTMQFKEPTTSLIVSLLGGQLGIDRFMIGDTGMGVGKLLTCGGLGIWAIIDWFLIMGATREKNMETFQNAFY, encoded by the coding sequence ATGGACGCACAAAAAGTTGACATGTTTATGATGACTAATGCCAAATATTTTGAAGGGCATCATTTAAACGCAATCAGAGAGAAATTATTAAGTTTAGACGAATCAAAATGGGGATTAGTTCAAACCATGCAATTTAAAGAACCAACAACATCATTAATCGTATCCCTACTTGGTGGACAATTAGGAATTGACCGTTTTATGATTGGAGATACCGGAATGGGAGTTGGAAAACTGTTAACTTGTGGCGGTTTAGGAATCTGGGCAATTATTGACTGGTTCTTAATCATGGGTGCTACCCGTGAAAAAAACATGGAAACTTTCCAAAACGCATTCTATTAA
- a CDS encoding DUF2752 domain-containing protein gives MTRNKLYSLLLIACLAGFIYLFYNICTLQSQTFRVCIIKNVTGYACPSCGTTRAVTLLLDGKITESLLLNPFGIVVAIAMTIFPFWVLIDIILKKESFFRMYKKAETIIRKPWLASILILLALLNWIWNIYKHL, from the coding sequence ATGACCAGAAATAAGTTATATTCCTTGTTGCTTATAGCTTGTTTAGCTGGATTTATTTATCTTTTTTACAATATTTGCACTTTACAAAGTCAAACATTCCGAGTTTGTATCATTAAAAATGTGACAGGTTATGCTTGTCCATCTTGTGGAACAACTCGGGCTGTAACTTTGCTTTTAGATGGAAAAATTACAGAATCGTTACTTCTAAATCCGTTTGGAATAGTAGTTGCTATAGCGATGACAATCTTTCCTTTTTGGGTATTGATAGATATCATCCTCAAAAAGGAAAGTTTTTTCAGAATGTATAAAAAAGCAGAAACTATCATCAGAAAACCTTGGCTTGCCTCGATTTTAATACTATTGGCACTTCTTAATTGGATTTGGAATATATACAAACACTTATGA
- a CDS encoding DUF4870 domain-containing protein, translated as MIQETTFAYNPGEHEREKASNSYLMSLVALIAGLPLPIINLLATFFFFLANRKGTYFVRWHCTQSLFSQLALLGINSASFWWTVSIIFTEEKVSNQYFAYIFTVILFNLLEIFSTIYAAVQVRKGKHVQFLFFGNLTNLICRK; from the coding sequence ATGATACAGGAAACCACCTTTGCCTATAACCCGGGCGAGCACGAACGCGAAAAAGCATCCAATAGTTATTTGATGTCTTTGGTTGCACTTATCGCCGGATTGCCTTTACCGATTATTAATTTATTGGCCACGTTCTTTTTCTTTTTAGCCAATAGAAAAGGAACTTATTTTGTGCGTTGGCATTGTACTCAATCTTTGTTTTCACAACTAGCTTTGTTGGGAATTAACAGCGCTAGTTTTTGGTGGACCGTTTCAATTATTTTTACAGAGGAAAAAGTGAGTAATCAATACTTTGCTTATATTTTCACTGTGATTTTATTTAATCTTTTAGAGATTTTCTCAACCATTTATGCTGCTGTACAAGTCCGCAAAGGGAAACATGTTCAGTTTTTGTTCTTTGGAAATCTTACTAACTTAATTTGCAGAAAATGA
- a CDS encoding M48 family metallopeptidase — MIQKTFLQALLIVSAFFLIWFGLSQVDFMKLFKVKERTTTMEQKLGDMIWNQIEDTEDIVYNDSITKSLDKLLKPLCDANDIEQDSLKVHIIIKDQINAFALPNNHLVVYTGLIEDCKRQEALQGVLGHEIAHIEKNHVMKKLSKEIGYSVLLTAAGGSKGGEMAREILKTLSSSAYDRSLEKEADISSVKYMMEAGINPKPMADFMYQMAQDSNIDKAMYWIADHPESEERAKYILEYIKGKKIKNKQTLSEKDWKTFQEKVGNQD; from the coding sequence ATGATTCAGAAAACATTTCTTCAGGCACTACTTATAGTATCAGCATTTTTTCTGATATGGTTTGGACTTTCACAAGTTGATTTTATGAAGTTGTTCAAAGTAAAAGAACGAACTACAACTATGGAACAGAAACTTGGCGATATGATTTGGAATCAAATAGAAGATACCGAAGATATTGTATACAACGATTCCATTACAAAATCATTGGACAAATTGCTAAAACCTTTGTGCGACGCTAATGATATTGAGCAGGATTCATTAAAAGTTCATATAATAATAAAGGATCAAATCAATGCTTTTGCTTTGCCAAATAATCATTTGGTTGTCTACACTGGATTGATAGAAGATTGCAAAAGACAGGAAGCTTTGCAAGGAGTTTTAGGTCACGAGATAGCGCATATCGAAAAGAATCATGTGATGAAAAAATTGTCCAAAGAAATTGGCTATTCGGTATTGTTAACAGCTGCAGGCGGTTCAAAAGGCGGGGAAATGGCAAGAGAAATCCTGAAAACACTCAGCTCTTCTGCTTATGACAGATCACTCGAAAAGGAAGCTGATATTAGCAGCGTGAAGTATATGATGGAAGCCGGTATCAATCCGAAACCAATGGCTGATTTTATGTATCAGATGGCACAAGACAGTAACATTGATAAAGCGATGTATTGGATTGCGGATCATCCGGAATCGGAAGAACGAGCCAAGTATATTTTGGAATATATCAAAGGCAAGAAAATAAAAAACAAACAAACACTTTCCGAAAAAGACTGGAAAACGTTTCAGGAAAAAGTTGGAAATCAAGACTAG
- a CDS encoding LexA family protein: MQVKKKLSFFVPDSENTPELPFFGGIKAGFPSPAADFEGDTISLDKVLVKNHLATFYAKADGTSMIGAGIDDGDIMVIDRSLEPSDNKIAVCYIDGEFTVKRIKTEKDCIYLMPENADFQPIKVTEDNELIVWGIVTYVIKSV; encoded by the coding sequence ATGCAGGTAAAAAAGAAACTTTCCTTTTTCGTTCCCGATTCAGAAAATACGCCGGAGCTTCCTTTTTTTGGTGGCATTAAAGCTGGTTTCCCTTCACCGGCTGCCGATTTTGAAGGCGATACAATAAGTCTGGACAAAGTTTTGGTGAAAAATCATTTGGCCACTTTTTATGCCAAAGCGGATGGCACTTCTATGATTGGTGCCGGTATTGATGATGGCGATATTATGGTTATTGATAGAAGTCTGGAACCTTCGGATAATAAAATTGCAGTGTGCTATATTGATGGTGAGTTTACCGTAAAGCGTATCAAAACGGAAAAAGACTGTATTTATCTAATGCCCGAAAATGCGGATTTTCAACCCATAAAAGTCACCGAAGACAATGAACTTATCGTTTGGGGAATTGTTACTTATGTTATAAAAAGTGTCTGA
- a CDS encoding Y-family DNA polymerase, translating into MYALVDCNNFYASCERVFQPQLNGKPIVILSNNDGCIISRSDEAKALGIPMGAPEFQVRQELKEKNILVFSSNYPLYGDLSNRVMKILEGFTPHVEPYSIDEAFLNFDGFKSDFDFNDYGLQMKRRIMKWISIPVSIGFAETKALSKVANKIARKFPNQTKGVYVIDTEEKRIKALKWTKIEDVWGIGFRLKKKMKTKGINTAYDFTLPQYENFIKTIMGVTGLRLKSELEGKSVLTLDDPTEDKKSIAITRMFKTKLSNFDEIKERVSTFAAVCAEKLRKQHSCCHSIIVMLIKDKHHKNDGSRIYFSQMETLPFASNSSLTISNAAISILKKVYQEGERYSKAGVIVTGIIPENQKQFHLFEEENPKHLKLMKVIDKFHAKTGERKIRLGNQDLQHTWKMKQEHLSPKYTTDFKEIIKVKCR; encoded by the coding sequence ATGTATGCTTTAGTCGATTGTAATAATTTTTACGCTTCCTGCGAACGTGTTTTCCAGCCACAGCTGAACGGAAAACCCATTGTTATTTTATCCAATAACGATGGCTGTATTATTTCGCGCAGCGATGAAGCCAAAGCCTTAGGCATTCCGATGGGCGCGCCTGAGTTTCAAGTACGGCAGGAATTAAAAGAAAAAAACATCCTTGTCTTTTCCTCCAATTATCCTTTGTATGGCGATTTGAGTAATCGTGTGATGAAAATATTGGAAGGATTTACTCCACATGTAGAACCGTATAGCATTGACGAAGCATTCTTAAACTTTGATGGTTTTAAGAGTGATTTTGACTTTAATGATTATGGCCTTCAAATGAAACGCCGCATTATGAAATGGATTAGCATTCCGGTTTCTATTGGTTTTGCCGAAACCAAAGCTTTATCCAAAGTCGCTAATAAAATTGCCCGAAAGTTTCCAAATCAAACCAAAGGAGTTTATGTTATTGATACCGAAGAAAAACGCATCAAGGCACTCAAATGGACCAAAATTGAAGATGTTTGGGGCATTGGTTTCCGACTCAAAAAGAAAATGAAAACCAAAGGCATTAACACTGCTTATGATTTTACCTTACCGCAATACGAAAATTTTATAAAAACCATAATGGGTGTAACCGGACTTCGATTAAAAAGCGAATTGGAAGGCAAATCGGTACTGACACTCGACGATCCAACCGAAGACAAAAAAAGCATTGCAATTACCAGAATGTTCAAAACCAAGCTTAGCAATTTTGACGAAATCAAAGAACGTGTTTCTACGTTTGCTGCGGTCTGCGCCGAAAAACTGCGAAAGCAACATTCCTGCTGCCACAGTATTATTGTGATGCTTATAAAAGACAAACATCATAAAAATGATGGAAGCCGAATTTATTTCAGCCAAATGGAAACTTTGCCTTTTGCCAGCAATTCAAGTTTGACCATAAGTAATGCGGCTATTTCGATTTTGAAAAAAGTCTATCAGGAAGGTGAGCGTTATTCAAAAGCTGGTGTCATTGTTACCGGAATCATTCCCGAAAACCAAAAACAGTTTCATCTTTTTGAGGAAGAAAATCCAAAACACCTAAAACTGATGAAGGTGATTGATAAATTCCATGCAAAAACCGGAGAGCGAAAAATACGTTTAGGCAATCAGGATTTACAGCATACCTGGAAAATGAAGCAAGAGCATCTGTCGCCAAAATACACAACCGATTTTAAAGAAATAATAAAAGTCAAATGCAGGTAA
- a CDS encoding NADH-quinone oxidoreductase subunit N, whose protein sequence is MNTLIAISGLGVFCLIAEIFNLRKLLVPVTLIGLLAILGLNVSEYNAPTAYFNHMENLNNMIIVDKFSVAFTSLFIVLTIFLVTLSGDFYKDHPTKISDYIAIKIFLLAGAVAMVSFGNLSMFFLGIEVLSISLYVLAASKRLDVKSNEAGMKYFLMGSFASGIILFGICLIYGAMISFDVVTIKEMSRSAELPIWYTIGIVLLLIGMLFKIAAAPFHFWAPDVYEGSPSITTATMSTLAKVVAMATLFKLLDVLNADIDYKFQIVVVVVSILSMTVGNIMALRQKNVKRMLAFSGISHAGFMLMALLSMSTAASTLLYYTAAYALAGIASFAVIIYVTKDKDNEDIINFNGLGKTNPLLAAILTASLLSMAGIPIFSGFFAKFILFTQTITAGYLVVVIAAVINSIISVGYYFKLILAMYTKEASEEKQAVPFVYHAVAVVAILLNIIMGIYPSLVMNLLN, encoded by the coding sequence ATGAATACATTAATTGCCATATCAGGTTTAGGTGTTTTTTGCCTTATCGCTGAAATCTTTAATTTAAGAAAGCTATTAGTTCCGGTGACTTTAATTGGATTGTTAGCTATTCTTGGACTTAACGTTTCTGAATACAATGCACCGACTGCTTACTTCAATCATATGGAGAATTTAAACAATATGATTATAGTAGATAAGTTCTCGGTAGCGTTTACAAGCTTGTTTATTGTGCTGACCATCTTCTTAGTGACTTTGAGCGGCGATTTTTATAAAGACCATCCAACAAAGATTTCAGATTATATTGCCATCAAAATTTTCCTTTTAGCCGGTGCTGTTGCCATGGTTTCTTTTGGAAACTTATCCATGTTCTTCCTTGGTATTGAAGTGCTGTCTATCTCATTATATGTTTTGGCGGCAAGCAAACGATTAGATGTAAAAAGTAACGAAGCCGGAATGAAATATTTCTTAATGGGTTCCTTTGCCTCCGGTATTATCTTGTTTGGAATTTGCTTGATTTATGGTGCGATGATTAGTTTTGATGTAGTAACGATCAAAGAAATGTCGCGTTCCGCTGAATTACCGATTTGGTACACTATCGGAATAGTACTGTTACTTATTGGTATGCTTTTCAAAATTGCTGCAGCACCATTCCATTTTTGGGCTCCTGATGTTTATGAAGGATCACCTTCAATCACAACAGCAACGATGAGTACCTTGGCTAAAGTTGTTGCAATGGCTACCTTATTCAAATTATTAGATGTACTGAACGCTGATATCGATTATAAATTCCAAATCGTTGTGGTTGTAGTTTCTATACTTTCTATGACTGTCGGAAATATTATGGCATTGCGTCAGAAGAATGTAAAACGTATGTTGGCTTTTTCGGGTATTTCACATGCCGGATTTATGCTTATGGCTTTGCTTAGCATGTCAACTGCAGCTTCTACATTATTGTATTATACTGCGGCTTATGCTTTGGCCGGTATCGCTTCGTTTGCCGTAATCATTTATGTGACTAAAGACAAAGACAACGAAGATATTATCAACTTCAATGGCTTAGGAAAAACAAATCCGTTGTTGGCTGCTATTTTAACAGCATCGCTTTTATCCATGGCGGGAATTCCGATTTTCTCCGGATTCTTTGCCAAATTCATTCTATTTACCCAAACAATAACAGCTGGTTATTTAGTAGTTGTGATTGCTGCTGTAATCAACTCTATCATCAGTGTGGGTTATTACTTCAAACTGATTTTGGCGATGTACACCAAAGAAGCTTCTGAAGAAAAACAAGCTGTTCCTTTTGTATATCATGCTGTAGCTGTTGTTGCTATTTTGTTAAATATCATAATGGGAATTTATCCGTCATTAGTAATGAATTTGCTAAACTAA
- a CDS encoding complex I subunit 4 family protein yields the protein MDVTTILLLLLVGALVTYFSGDKLASKVALVFSLGTLAVTLYLLNSSAQLSDLSFYANWIDAPKVAVAFKADGLSLAMVLLTTALTPLIIFSSFGNSFNNSKNFYALVLFMAFAMTGTFLAADGLLYYIFWELALIPIYFIALIWGNGDAEERKKAVVKFFIYTLAGSLFMLIGFAYLYTKADSFLLEDLYKLDLSATEQCYIFFAFFLAYAIKIPIIPFHTWQAKVYQKAPTVGTMLLSGIMLKMGLYSVIRWQLPIAPSAAKTYMPVLIGLSIAGVIYGSIVALRQKDLKKLLAYSSLAHVGLIAAGCYTLTIDGLSGAVLQMIAHGFVIVGLFFTAEIIYRRYETRTIAEMGGIRAQTPRFTSMFMILVLASVALPGTFNFVGEFTVLYSLIQINIWFAILGGTTIILGGYYMLKMFQNTMLGETNTKVFADVTTNEAITLVVIIGFLLFFGLYPKPIVDLITPSLHQILETINR from the coding sequence ATGGATGTAACTACTATATTATTATTACTGTTGGTTGGTGCCTTAGTCACCTATTTTTCCGGAGATAAATTAGCTTCCAAAGTGGCGCTGGTTTTTAGCTTGGGAACACTGGCTGTTACTTTGTATTTATTAAACTCTAGTGCACAATTAAGTGATTTAAGTTTCTATGCCAATTGGATTGATGCTCCAAAAGTAGCGGTAGCTTTTAAAGCAGACGGACTTTCTTTGGCAATGGTTTTATTGACAACCGCTTTAACGCCATTGATTATTTTTTCATCATTCGGGAACAGCTTTAACAACAGTAAAAATTTCTACGCTTTAGTTTTATTCATGGCGTTTGCTATGACCGGAACTTTCTTAGCCGCTGATGGTTTATTATACTATATCTTCTGGGAATTAGCTTTGATTCCTATTTACTTCATCGCTTTAATTTGGGGTAATGGCGATGCCGAAGAACGCAAAAAAGCAGTAGTGAAATTCTTCATCTACACACTTGCCGGTTCATTATTCATGTTGATCGGTTTTGCTTATTTATATACAAAAGCAGATAGTTTCCTATTGGAAGATTTATACAAATTAGATTTATCGGCTACAGAACAATGTTATATTTTCTTTGCTTTCTTCTTAGCGTATGCTATCAAAATTCCGATTATTCCTTTCCATACTTGGCAGGCAAAAGTGTACCAAAAAGCACCAACCGTTGGAACGATGCTTTTATCAGGTATTATGCTAAAAATGGGATTGTACAGCGTTATTCGTTGGCAGTTACCAATCGCGCCTTCGGCTGCAAAAACCTATATGCCGGTGCTAATCGGATTGAGTATTGCCGGAGTTATCTATGGTTCAATCGTAGCCTTACGTCAAAAAGATTTGAAAAAATTATTGGCTTATTCGTCATTAGCACACGTTGGCTTAATCGCTGCTGGTTGTTATACATTAACAATTGACGGATTAAGCGGAGCAGTTTTACAAATGATTGCCCACGGTTTTGTTATCGTTGGATTATTCTTCACCGCTGAAATTATCTATAGAAGATACGAAACCCGCACTATTGCTGAAATGGGCGGAATCAGAGCACAAACACCAAGATTCACTTCGATGTTTATGATTTTGGTTTTGGCGTCAGTTGCTTTGCCTGGAACATTCAACTTTGTTGGAGAGTTTACCGTTTTATATAGTTTAATCCAAATCAATATTTGGTTTGCTATCTTAGGTGGAACAACCATTATTTTGGGCGGTTACTATATGTTGAAAATGTTCCAAAATACGATGTTGGGCGAAACCAATACCAAGGTTTTTGCAGACGTTACCACCAATGAAGCGATAACATTAGTCGTTATCATTGGCTTTTTATTATTCTTCGGATTGTATCCAAAACCGATAGTGGATTTGATAACGCCGAGTTTACATCAAATTTTAGAAACTATAAATAGATAA
- the nuoL gene encoding NADH-quinone oxidoreductase subunit L, with translation MDKTLALVLLLSPFAGFLFNVFFGKKVSKGLSGAIGTITVLVSFLLSICFFAQLNQNGEPFEISLFDWISVHNFKLDFGLLLDQLSLLWLLFVTGIGSLIHLYSISYMHDDENMHKFFAYLNLFVFFMITLVIGNNLLVMFIGWEGVGLCSYLLIGFWYKNQDYNDAAKKAFIMNRVGDLGFLIGIFILGMMFSTLNFTQMHHEIMTGSSTQNNLFIAGIAALCLFIGACGKSAQLPLYTWLPDAMAGPTPVSALIHAATMVTAGIFMVTRMNFLFDLTPYVQNIIAIVGAATALVAASIGLLQNDIKKVLAYSTVSQLGLMFLALGLGAYNVAVFHVITHAFFKACLFLGSGSVIHGLHGEQDMRKMGGLRKAMPITFWTMMISTLAIAGIFPFAGFWSKDEILMVAFEHNKVLWVVASIASIMTAFYMFRLMYLTFFKEFRGTDEQKHHLHESPSLITIPLVILAILAAIGGAINLPGSAWLKHFLEPVLVTKHEEHHLGTQEFMLMGIALAGAVFGILWAYSKYIKQAFVPKEDAEIVGFSKTIYNKYYVDEFYTFLIVRPLNSLSNFFRTTLEPALGKVVFSFGTVANGIGTQGKKLQTGSVGLYLFAFVIGVGAIITYLFIAK, from the coding sequence ATGGACAAAACTTTAGCTTTAGTATTACTCTTATCTCCATTCGCTGGATTTCTTTTCAATGTTTTCTTTGGAAAAAAAGTAAGCAAAGGACTTTCAGGTGCCATCGGAACGATTACTGTTTTGGTTTCTTTCCTGTTGAGCATTTGCTTTTTTGCACAATTAAATCAAAACGGAGAACCATTTGAAATCTCATTATTTGATTGGATTTCAGTTCATAATTTCAAATTAGATTTCGGACTTTTATTAGACCAATTGTCTTTGCTTTGGTTGTTATTCGTTACCGGAATTGGTTCGTTAATTCACTTGTATTCTATCAGCTATATGCACGATGACGAGAACATGCACAAGTTTTTTGCCTACTTGAATCTGTTCGTTTTTTTCATGATTACATTGGTCATCGGAAACAACTTATTGGTAATGTTTATCGGTTGGGAAGGCGTTGGATTGTGCTCGTATTTACTAATCGGATTTTGGTATAAAAACCAAGATTATAACGATGCCGCAAAGAAAGCTTTCATCATGAACAGAGTTGGAGATTTAGGTTTCTTAATTGGAATTTTTATTTTAGGAATGATGTTTTCGACATTAAATTTCACGCAAATGCATCATGAAATTATGACTGGATCCAGCACCCAAAATAATCTCTTTATTGCAGGAATTGCTGCTTTATGCTTATTCATCGGAGCTTGCGGAAAATCAGCACAATTGCCATTATATACTTGGTTACCTGATGCGATGGCTGGTCCAACTCCGGTTTCTGCCTTAATCCACGCGGCGACGATGGTAACTGCCGGTATCTTTATGGTTACCCGAATGAACTTCTTGTTTGACTTAACTCCGTATGTTCAAAATATCATTGCCATTGTTGGTGCTGCAACCGCTTTAGTTGCTGCTTCCATTGGTTTGCTACAAAACGATATCAAAAAAGTATTGGCATATTCTACGGTTTCTCAATTGGGATTAATGTTTTTAGCATTAGGATTGGGAGCTTATAACGTTGCCGTATTCCACGTAATCACACATGCTTTCTTCAAGGCGTGTTTATTCCTGGGTTCAGGTTCGGTAATTCACGGATTACACGGCGAACAAGACATGCGTAAAATGGGCGGTCTACGCAAAGCGATGCCAATCACGTTTTGGACAATGATGATTTCAACTTTAGCGATTGCCGGAATATTTCCATTCGCAGGGTTTTGGTCAAAAGACGAAATCTTAATGGTCGCTTTCGAACACAACAAAGTATTATGGGTTGTCGCTTCTATCGCTTCTATCATGACCGCTTTCTATATGTTTAGATTAATGTATTTGACGTTCTTCAAAGAATTCAGAGGAACAGATGAACAAAAACATCATTTACATGAAAGTCCAAGTCTGATTACAATTCCGTTAGTGATATTAGCTATTTTGGCCGCTATTGGTGGAGCTATTAACTTACCGGGAAGTGCTTGGTTAAAGCATTTCCTTGAACCGGTTTTAGTCACAAAACACGAAGAGCACCATTTAGGAACCCAAGAATTTATGTTAATGGGAATTGCTTTAGCCGGTGCTGTTTTTGGAATTCTTTGGGCGTATTCAAAATACATCAAGCAAGCTTTTGTTCCGAAAGAAGATGCCGAAATTGTTGGCTTTTCTAAAACGATATACAACAAATATTATGTTGACGAATTCTATACATTCCTAATTGTAAGACCTTTGAACAGTTTGTCTAATTTCTTTAGAACGACTTTGGAACCTGCTTTAGGAAAAGTAGTTTTCAGTTTTGGAACTGTTGCCAATGGCATTGGAACACAAGGTAAAAAATTACAAACCGGTAGTGTTGGATTGTATCTGTTCGCCTTTGTGATTGGTGTTGGAGCCATCATAACTTATTTATTTATAGCAAAATAA
- the nuoK gene encoding NADH-quinone oxidoreductase subunit NuoK — protein MNNVINEIGIENYIFLASLLFCIGVFGVLYRRNAIIVFMSIEIMLNAVNLLFVAFSTFRQDAEGQVFVFFSMAVAAAEVAVGLAILVSVYRNVGSIDIANLKNLKG, from the coding sequence ATGAATAATGTTATAAATGAAATAGGTATCGAAAACTACATTTTCCTTGCGTCATTGCTATTTTGTATTGGTGTTTTTGGAGTGTTGTACAGAAGAAATGCTATTATCGTATTCATGTCGATTGAAATTATGCTGAATGCTGTAAACTTATTGTTTGTTGCTTTTTCAACTTTTCGTCAGGATGCCGAAGGACAAGTATTTGTATTCTTCTCCATGGCGGTTGCCGCTGCCGAAGTTGCCGTTGGTTTGGCGATTTTAGTTTCGGTTTACAGAAATGTTGGTTCGATTGATATCGCTAATTTAAAGAACTTAAAAGGATAA